Part of the Oryzias melastigma strain HK-1 linkage group LG24, ASM292280v2, whole genome shotgun sequence genome, TGAGGTGAGCTAAATTGTACACAGTCACATTGTTGTTAAAGatcacatttattaaatgtgtctACATAgactaaaatcattttaaaaagagcacACTGTACTTTTGTTACAGGATGCCCTTTGttaaagactgttttttttacatgttcttgtgccatttttctgatcatatattgagaaaattaggcttaaaattgaatttttgagtattattttaatcaaattgttatAAATAAAGAGCCGGCCAAAGAATTATtgacgtatcgcgatacacgtatcatgatacgatacatatcttaacacagtaccagacaatatttcactatttttttaagtatgactTAATAATAATCtgaatattcatatttttcacaaaaaaaaattgtaaaataaatgttattttataatCAGACcattaaagtgtaaccaaaccctaaatcttTGGCTGTTtgcttctataaatggggctttaaaagttgcTTTCACCCAAGAAAATTTGTGGtggttttcttttggtaatttaggagatattttagtggaaaaaactaagactgaactacatgtttgcttttaaatagtAATTAAATATCTccttggcagcattttaaatcgattcaagtatcgccaaataaagtatcgtGATACTTCAGTGAATTgaacctctttgttttcctctttgtttgttttaaagctccgatattgctcaccatttttgtttcacccaaaatgttagattgggggtgtaagctagagggatattgatgatgggaagtgcGGATGGGGTTGGTCAGTGCAAACAGACTCTGCTTagtttttttcagcagactcctggtaCATTAAAAACTCTTCATGGCATAGAAAGCAGTTTTATCACAAATGCAGCTTTGTACCGAGTTTTAGAAAGCGCTACATCCAAAGTTCAGAGTATCCTTTAGAAAAAAGGTGACAAATTGAAACTAGATCCTGAAATAATTGTCGCTCACAAAccacatttaaaaactcatctcaaattgttgttcttcttttttctctacaGGCAGAAGAAGCTGGAGCAGGAGAAGAGAGAGCAGgagcagagagaaaaagagaagaaggagcgagaagaagaggaggagcgtCAGAGGAGGCTGCTGAAGGAGCAGTGGGCCAGgcagagggaggaagaggagcgggAAGCACAGGCTCGCCTCCGGGCGGCCCAGGAGAAAgcacaggaggaggagaggagaaggagagaggaagaggagaggaagaggagagaggaggaggaggagaggaagaagagagATGAAGAGAGGAAACTGAAGGAGGTGGAAGAGATGAAGAGGAAGGAACAGGAAAGAGGAGAAGGAAAACTTACAACGTACAAAGCTTTGTATTCCTTTGTTGCCCGAAACGCAGATGAGCTGAGCATAGATGCAGACGGCCTCATCCAGGTAAGAAAAACGCTTCtcatacaattaaaaataaataataaataaataaactgcagcTTAATATCAACTGCAACTCTCACatgtgaaaatgtgtgaattactgtgatttttttgttgttgttgcaggtGGATGAGCACGTTGTGGGCGAGCCTGGCTGGTTGTGTGGGACGTACTGTGGAAAGAGGGGCTGGTTCCCTCAAAGTTACGCACAGAAATGCCCCGCCCCCCTCGCCGCCgaagctgctcctcctcctgctgctgctggaaagAAACCCTGTCTTCAACCAAACGCAAAGTAGGAAGCAAATTTAAGCAGTTTGTGAtattaaagttgtgttttcttACAGCTGGTCCCACTTGTATTGCAGAGCTCCAGCTGTGGAGAAAGCAGACAGTAGCACTGCTCTTGTAAATTCTGATCCTTCACAGGTGAGAAGATCTTAATTTGCCAGATACAGTTCATGCTTTTAATTACTATAGAGGTTTCTCTTTAACtttatagataaaaatattcaatttttctttttaatctttagatttaaaacatttttaatgtacaCGTCATGGacgaaaatatacttttttatattaaataagcACAAGTTTCCAAGAAACAGTTCAGAACTTCtaactttataaaatgttttctttattaattatttttattcagatttttatgtcatttttttgacgaTTGAGGACACACgttaaaaatattcaacttaaaattctatttctaaatatattttaattaaatctttgTGAATTAAGGGGGAGGTGCTCTATGCCAacaagtcccgcccacaactcacaggGGAATTACTTatctactgctgctctgcagaaacttctaggttttacgatttttttttctaaatatggaataataacaataataaaagactactgtgaatgctttaaaaagagatcaaaatgtgattggagtgggtctttaaagtatcTAAGGATGCAAGGATTCTTcatgaatcagtaaaaaaacgatttaaacTTGTCAACATATTCATTGgtgcaataaatgaaaaaaaatcggtttgtgcctaaatttagaaaaatgcagagcagatgacatttcttcatgcaggctctCTGTGAGAGTGCAGACTGGCTGCATGCTCTTCATCTGCGCCCCCCTTTTGGGAAATTGTCGCAGCTTCTACGGATTTAAAggtttcacataagtcagtccctccaggatttttgatgttgcgatcgcaactattaacgcaaattcaagcaaagccgAGAGTTGTTGCTCATCCTGCAACGTTACATTTTCATTGCATCTGTGGCCAATCCGTGACAACAATTATGGGTGACGACGCGACTTCATaactgtttcccttctgactccttcccggcagccgtgctcttttttacGAACTCTCTTTAACTCTCTATGCAAGCTGGGAATACGGCTGAGCAAGTGTGGAGTGGTCCGTCACATgaagcacaacatgaaccgagtataTAGGATTTATGATCATCTCAGTATTATgcataattgtttatttgtattgaatccttcctgttagtaggaaaactgacagtttgattaaaagaaaacatacttggccttaaaatatctgaaaaaatttgaaaaagattgaaaTTGTGACTCGAATcctggcttgactgaatcgttacatccctaaaAGTATCAATACAGCACAACTAATGTGATGCAAGAAGCCAAAACTTTATAGGTCAAAGTTACTCAAATAGTCCAAATCTTTCAAACAAGCTCCGATAGTTTACGTGTATTTTAATTGTGCCCTATATATAAGGGAAAACTTCCAGGAATAGGAAATGACGTCCAGCAGAAAAGACTTGTTTAGACAGTTTTAGGTCAAATCAAACAAGACAAACATCTGATTAGAGACAAAACTACTACGTATACTAGAATTTAGGAAAAGCATTGTGGGAAAACTAAtgtaaaaatttgtatttaaaaaaacaccctgATCTGGAGCTACAACcgtaaaagtatttatttttctcccaACACCCAGTTaaactttttatataaaaagtagatttaaaaacacaaaaagaaattatcaaacatttattttaagtgtgtgttgtttttttatggttttggtttgaggagttcattagaaatgaatctctgagttgtggtgctgagcaaccccgcccctcttcccgtcacaagtggatgcatcagaatagagcagagattttttatgtctgaaatgcaattttaagcttaattttctttatcatttgaaaaatgcctCAAGGAACTTTTTGGAGTGTTTCTTCAAGGGTTTAGTGATATATAGAATATAGAAAATCACTATAAACTGAAGGAACCTACACTACAGTAAGTGGGTCTTGATGTGTCAGACCAGCTGCTGGTGGCACAAACGTGCACGCACATCTTTTGCTGCTGCACGCGTATGTATTTTTAGCTTCTCTGTTGGGACTCATCCTCTCTCAGCTTCTCTGTGGGTCACACTCAGCCGTTTGCTGAAGTCCACCCGGCCGACATTTGTGTTAGTGGGTCCGTTCTCGCTGAGCGAGTTAGCAGCTGACTGCGGTTTGCTCTCCAGTGTTTGCTCGCCCGCGCCATCTCTTCGTGGTCAGCCGCCTCAGACAGTCACCCGCCCGAGGCGGGCGGAGTGCTGCTGAGCCTCTCGCAGGGGGACGTCATCACCGTGCTGCAGCAGAGGGAGGAGTGGTGGCTGGGGCAGCTCAACGGCACGCAGGGATGGTTCCCCAGAAGTTACGTCACTCTGGAGGCAGACGGCAGTGGAGAGTATGACGACACAGGCCTTTTTCTGTGCTGCTGAACTAGAACTGATCTATTTAACATGTGATGCTGTGATGACAGGGCGGATGGAACGGACTCATTCGACTGCGCTCAGCTGGAGGGTCAGTTTCAGTCATTTCTGTTGTAGTAATAAGAAGTTCCCACATCCCAACTTAGTCTGATTTGTGTCCATGCGAAGCAGAATATGTAGCCTTGTACACATACGAGAGCCCAGAGGCGGGGGACCTAACATTTGCTGAGGGAGATGTTGTCATGGTGACGGATAGAGAGGGGGAGTGGTGGCGAGGATGCATCGGGAACAAGACAGGAGTGTTTCCCTCCAACTACGTCCGCCCGATTGAACCGGAGGTGAGCCAAACTGTTAGAGGGAGAACGTCAGAAGtatctccaaaataaaagtctaaaactcTTTTAAACTTATTTCACATTCAGGCATCAAGGCTTTCTGCCAAGAAACCTGGTAAGAAGAACAAGTCAGCATCTACAGCTTAGAGTGTTTGCTGTTAATTTCGGATTTAAATTCTGTCTGGTGAACAGAGATCGCTCAGTCTGTCATCACCACCAAGACCCCAGCAGCACATCAGCTGCTTTTATCTCCAGGACAACTGATTGTCATCTGTGCGAAGAACTCCACCGGGTGGTGGCTCGGGGAACTGCAGGCGAGGACATTTGTCTTCACTAATCAACTTATAAAACGTTTCTGCAGATCTCAGTTAAaactttgttgctttttttttacattttcctacAGGCTCGTGGGAAGAAGCGACAGAGAGGCTGGTTTCACTCCTCTCATGTTAAACTGCTGGGACCCTCCAGCACCAAGTCCTCCCCTTCTCCTCTGCCAGGTGAATGCTCAGAttgctattttctctttttttgtgtgattgacatcttttttaaaagcacaaactcTATTTAAATCAACAAGTTTTAAAGGAATGTGTATTTTCTatgaaaaagtacaaatatgtATTATTAGGAATGATGAGGAGCAACTATGATGTCACGGcgaaaacataatttatttttatttctatttttaaagaatttataattaaatatatctatggattttcatttttactgcctttgatgttttgctttattactaaaatatgtttttcactcaaattttttgttttcattttttttgtttttctttctaattttgtgtctttgtgctaattacaaacaaaatgcaaaaaaaattgaacaaagaacacgttttttacatttaaaaaaagaagatttgccttttttaatgcaatatagttcaatctaaaataaacaaattgttttttatttttattatatgtatatttcatatttatacaGCATAAATCCTATTCATATTTCATAGAATtacaatatttaatgaattaaaatgtgacataggtgtgtctttgtttctgtttgtttgtttttctattttataatcaatgcatttccctatttctgtgttttgtcctgtattttttacatctatgctaaaaataaaccaaatcaatcaatcaatatccAAAGGTTACTCCCACTCACACATTTTCGAGAATTTCTCTGATTAATTATCTCTTTTCTGTAGAGAAGCGTCAAACTAAACCCGTCTGTGTTTCTTCTCCGATCCTTCAGTGTGCCAAGTAATTGCAATGTACGACTACACCGCCGCCAATCAGGACGAGCTGAGCTTCTCCAAGGGTCAGCTGATCAACATCCTCGACAAGACCAACCCCGACTGGTGGAAAGGAGAGGTCAAGGGGGTCACCGGCCTGCTCCCCACCAATTATGTGAAGATGACGACAGAATCGGACCCCAGCCAGCAATGTAAGTACAGCATGAGAAAACGGCATGGAAACGACCGTGTTTAAACGTGGAACTAGAAGACTTGCATATTTGAAATTAAATGGAAACAATCAAAGGTTATGGTTATTAAAGgcataatttgacaaaatatttcagattGGGACTGAAAGAATTACCGAGTATCTCATAGCAGTTTTataaagtatttgttttaattacttttttttttggttttgctgcTCACAGCCAAACATTAATTAACTTAAAGTTCACTAAAAATTGGAAAATCCTAATAAATGACAcactgtctgtgtttcattacTAAACAATAATAACATTAACATTCCcaaaattacataatttatgCTCCTGCATGTTAGAGTCCAGCATTAATATTCAAGCTATATTAATGTCTGCTGTCTCTCCTCCATCTCACTCACCTCCCCCTTTCCCTCTCctccatccttttttttctctttctgtagGACAGTAGTGCTGGCTttctctgctcctcttcctcctcctcctcctcctctgtctccCCCCTTGTGTCTAAGCAAATACCCCTGTCACGGCAGGAAGTCCCGGTGCCACCAAGACCGGCCCAGTTCTGCACCTTTCACCTCACTTATTTAGGATTGTGGTCTTCTGTgctccctctttttttcctcttctatttcctctcagcctccatgttttttttttgtttaacaggTTAAACATTTGTTGCTCACTAATCTTCCTCTGTTTTTCCTTAATGTGTCTGTAACTAATCAATCAAAGGCAGCAGAGGCAGCTAGACAAAAGTCTTAGAAGGTTTGAaacctttaatttgaaaatattagtttttttttttaattctttaatatatttaaaatgatcccAAACTATCATTTAtggtaaagttttatttgatctGTATGTTTTTAGGAACTGAAACTGACAcaagcaaaatgtttttaaaatggatcGTGTAAAAAGTCTATTCAGAACTggttaaaaatgctaatttttaaaattattcctAAACTAGAATtgaataatcataaataaaaggcaGGTTCTACATCaatattcagattttctttacaaacatttattgagaagagaatgtttcttcttttgcaTCACCTGTGCTCTGAATACTTCTTTAGATGTTAAAAGAAACCTCAGTAAATCATGAGGGCTGATGTCAAAAAGTAAGACTTATCCCTTAATGCCCATTGTCGCAAATATTAATCTTAAtggaaaaataagaagaaaatatgaatgGTTTCTAATATTCTGTgggtttttatatatatatatatatttagttttttaatttcccAAATGTTTGACTTCTGTCCCTTCCTGACATCAATCTGAATGTTCAAGATGGATGTCAATAAAGCTTTTCAAACTTGAACAGATATTTTGtctcaaaatgcaaaaaaaaaaaaaaaaagtaaacttactgtagatgttttgcattttggaattttttaaatcaaattaaatgttctgCCCTTTGAAAGACACTAATTGaaggcaaaaacacacaaataagtgGATGCATAGATACATAGTTATGGTCCATACtgtttaatgttaatttttttaaattgtttgtgtcattttcagtcagaaaaaacattcaaaaatgttgattttggattatttttgccttaattttgcataaaaaataaataagaagcaTGAAAGCTTTATGATATAATATTGTTAGTTTTCTAAATGCAGGCTATAAATTAGAATGATAGAACTCATTCAGTAGGTCAATCATTTTTGCACTAACAACATGACACCTTGCTAAAAATGGACCAATGTAAAGGCTCAGCTGCTTGTTTCATTTGTAGTTTCAAACCTCATTTTTGATGCACTcgtcctttaaaaaataaagcctgCGAGGAGTTAAAACTTACATCCACCCTGTACTGATGTGTAATGTCACCAGCACAAAGatagcatttaaaaaagtagaCTCTAGGGATGCTACGTGATACAAACATTCACGCCTAAATTTTAGCCACGTTTAAACCACAAATACTGAGCTGCGTCTTCCACAGCTTTTCCTTTCCATTAGATTTATTTACCACCTATGCAATCATTTGGAGGGGCCCTCCAACATGAGAACGGTGCTTTTTAGTTTCTTTCATGCAACATTCTTGCTAGCGCTGTAGCTAGCATCGCATGGTCCATGCACTGCAACTACAATGTGCCTCACTGTGTATTAGCTGTAAATAAACATCACAGAACTGataataaaatgagtttttcaaACAAATGGGAGTGTTCTTAGCCTAATTACTTGAAAATATTTGCACACGTGTTGCATGCCTGCATGTGTGAACCACAGGGTGTGCGGACCTGATGACTCTGGACACCATGGCCCCTCCAGAGAGGAAGCGGCAGGGTTACATTCATGAGCTCATTCAGACAGAGGAAACCTACGTGGAGGATCTGGAGCTGGTTCTGGAGGTGCTAACCATCGTTCCTGCCATTGATTCCCATTTTTCTGGCGCGTGACACTCTGACGTGACCCGTTTGTGCACGCCCAGGTGTTCCATAAACCCATGTCTGAATCCGGCCGCCTGACGGAAGCAGAGATGGCCACCATCTTTGTTAACTGGAGGGAGCTTATCATGTGCAACCTCAAATTTCTCAAGTAggtcaaatattttcaaaataaactttgtcttttaaataaaataggtaGCAGACGTAGTTGCATTTAActacatgcttcataggttgattgatcACTTTAAACAGGgttccccaaactacggcctggATCCatgccctcctccacatttgactcgcccccccaaacactatcagagatgcatgtagtttttttttttccttaatctgGCCAATCGAGACCCATATTCCACCTTTCTgtagtctgaactatgacggaaGACGATTGACGATTTATTGGTTTCATTGCGTTAATGCTGTAAAGCATGTCCATACGCCTCATCTGTTTAGGTCGTTCAGCTAATACAATATTCAACTGTTTTTAAGATagctttttgacgtttttttaagcttttaaggctaatttggagtgtagctaatattttacctttatgctagctgttttggttaaattagaaattttagcttttaaggctaacttggagtttagttaatattttagctacatgctagctgttttggctaatttagacttttttcattttttaaggctaatttggagtttagctaacattttagctttatgctaactgttttgtttaaattagacattttaccagtttttaggctaatttggagtttagctaatattttaactacatgctaattgttttggctaatttaagtttttcccgtttttttaggctattttggagtgttgctaacatttcagctacatgctagctttttggataatttagaatttttttcttttttttaggctattttggagtcaagcaaatattttagctagctatcagcttcagcaaaaaatgaacagatgtattttaaagtaaatatatttttcactattgttttcattagttttaaagtaaatttatcagaaataaaaaaaaaaacatttcaaatagaTTTTCATACTTTAGTCTGGGTGTAATGATTATGAATTTCACTTTTGAATTTTAATCTGAAACATtacacaaattaacatttaatatttacatttaaatgtggaaGCCATGTTTTATTATGTATGGCCTCTTTATCAATGGAAGTTTAGCATCTTTTATTTAAGTTACATCATCCCTACAGATTATTTTAATCTATCGTTCATATAAATCACAATATTCCTATGCGtaattatttttccttcttgCGATTGGTTACTTTTGACCATCAGGGCCTTGCGGACTCGCAAAAAGACCGGAGGGGAGAACATGCCCATCCAGCTGATAGGAGACGTGCTGGCGTCGGAGCTTGCACAAATGCATCCTTACATCTGCTTCTGCTCCTGCCAACTCAACGCTGCTGCACTGCTTCAGAGCAAAACCAACAACCAGCCTGACTTCAAAGACTTCCTACGAGTGAGAGTCATATGAGTCAGCTCCAtccacacattaaaaatgttatacaTCTCATTTTCTATCCTCTGAGCAGAAGATAGCCACTAATTACCGCTGTAAAGGAATGCCGCTGTCCAGCTTCCTCCTCAAGCCCATGCAACGAATCACTCGCTACCCTCTgctgataaaaaatgtaagcaatATAGGTCGACTGTctcatagtttttttatttattgggcTGCATCTCTTTACCTTTTAAATTTGGGTCAGATCTTAGAGAACACCCCAGAAAGCCACGCAGACCACGCCCCCCTGCGGGAAGCTCTGGAGCGGGCCGAGGAGCTGTGCTTTCAGGTGAACGAGGGGGTCAGAGAGAAGGAGAACTCAGACCGGCTGGAGTGGATGCAGAACCACGTCCAGTGTGAAGGGCCTATTGAGGTACACGAACCTGAAGCTAGCAGAAGCGAATCAGCAATTTCAGCTCAATCCTCAAACGAGggacgttttgttttttatttttcttccagcATTTGGTCTTCAACTCTTTAACTAACTGTCTGGGGCCACGCAAGCTGCTCCACAGCGGTCGGCTTTACAAAACGAAAAGCACCCGAGAGCTGTGGGCTTTCCTCTTCAACGATTTCCTCCTCCTCACCCACAGCGCCAAACATTTCTCCTTCTCGGGATCGGACAAATTGTTCAGCCCCAAAACCAGCGCTCAGCTCAAGATGTACAAAACGGTAGGCCCAGCGGCATGTATGCTCAGAGTAGTTTCAAATGTTTCCAAATTTCCTTAAGAAtccactttatttttctcttcagcCATTGTTTCTGAATGAAGTTCTGGTGAAAATGCCTCCGGATCCATCCAGCGACGAGCCGGTCTTCCACGTCTCGCACATCGATCGCGTTTACACGCTCAAAACCGAAACTCTGAGTGAGAGGTATGCACGCACCAATGCACGGTCCTGGGGTGCAGCACCCTAACAGATGTGAATctgcttctttgtttttcaacagGGCAACGTgggtgcagaaaataaaagcagcatcgGAACATTTTAtagagacagaaaagaaaaaaagagagaaagcgTACCAAGGTGAGCCCGAGACATCCACAAATACTCAACTCACAGTTAGGAAGAAGATTCTAAAGTTACAAAGTTTAGCTAAAACGTGCACTTTGAAGGGTTTcacatccttttttaaaaaaaagcagagttttattttttcctaaatgtttgagtaaatgacacatttcaccagataatattcacaatctaagttcaaagcggcttaGAATAAAACtcagatgacccagcattctagcagcatttaaacgcatcactgcAATCTTGGAtttgtgaaaagagtctcacatcagatttgtgcgcaACTGCGGTTTTTGTGTCcgtaacaaattatttttaaagatttctgtaattagtttcaagctgttgtaaccttaatttatgtaaattgtaaattgctttttgtattttttattatttttttaaatacttatgCACGAATTATATTtctacacacaaatcaagaattacatacgcacacaaatccaaagttacacacgaATCaggaattatgcacaaatcctaaataacgcacaaatcaagaattacccacaaatcctaaattatacacaaatccaaagttacgcacaaatcaagaattatgcacactcAAATTGTGGTGAGACTGTTTTCTCTCcgaaaaaaattcaatttttctaaacctgtgaattttttaaatagattttatatgaaaatatgaaaaatatatgaaaactgcattttataaAAGGTCTTTGGAGTAGTTCACTCTGTCAAAGATGATTCTGACTATAATATACATTATATTTGAACACTCCTGAGTATACTGgcttattttaaagttttcaaaccTCTTTTTATCTGTAGCTCGCTCCCTAAAGACGAGCGGAATCGGTCGACTGCTGGTCACCGTCATTGAAGCTCAGGAGCTCAAAGCTTGTAAGCCAAACGGTGAGAAAACACacctttttttagattattaactaatttagttcTTATgacaatatagaaaaataattattttcctcAGGCAAGACTAATCCGTACTGTGAGCTGACGATGGGGGCTCAGTGCTACACGTCCCGTCCAGCCAGTGATACCTCGAACCCCAAGTGGAACTTCAGCTGCCAGTTTTTCATCAACGACCTCTACCAGGATGTCCTGTGCATCACTGTGTTTGAGAAAGATCAGTTCTCTCCAGACGGTTCGTGCAGCACAAGCACAGAAAATCTGTATTAGATGCCGTTTATACATATAAACAAACTCCAGGCATCAACATCCGTCCCAAACGACTTCATCTAAGTTAAgatttttaagtaaagttttgttttattctgagattgtattcattttaaaacccttcctatggggtcaaatcaggatcagcttaaagtgaacgaaaaacagattgaaaacttaaaaatagatattgcaactgaaaaaaatatatagaaaatttgaaaacaagacattgtaaatttggggaaaaaaaatgaaaatttgaccaaaaaaatgttttcagaatttgaaaaaaataaactaaaaacttgaaatatatttttttaaatgtgatcatgaaaaaatagtgaaaagttgaaataaaaaaactatatataaaaaaattactgattgaaaaaaaattattcactACATCATGATTCCCCAAGAATCATGGGATGCATTTTCGGGTAGCCAATGAGCTTAAAGCCCTGCGCCATGTACAATTAGGTTCAGCTCAGcagtaaaaacttgaaaatcaaaaagattaaggaaaatatttccaattttcactattttttgtgtttgagattttcaacatttatttcaagttttcagtattttttttttcatttcatttttttttatttNNNNNNNNNNNNNNNNNNNNNNNNNNNNNNNNNNNNNNNNNNNNNNNNNNNNNNNNNNNNNNNNNNNNNNNNNNNNNNNNNNNNNNNNNNNNNNNNNNNNNNNNNNNNNNNNNNNNNNNNNNNNNNNNNNNNNNNNNNNNNNNNNNNNNNNNNNNNNNNNNNNNNNNNNNNNNNNNNNNNNNNNNNNNNNNNNNNNNNNNNNNNNNNNNNNNNNNNNNAGTTACAATATCCATTTTTCAAGTttccaatctgttttttcattcactttaagctgatcctgatttgaccccatactttccttttttagatTTCCTAGGTCGCACTGAAGTTCCCGTGGCAACCATAAAGAAGGACATGGAGAGCAAAGGAGCGGCAAACCGCCGCCTGCTGCTGCACGAGGTCCCCACGGGAGAAGTGTGGGTCAAGCTTGACCTGCAGCTTTACGAGCCAAGCCGATGATCAATGTTGTTTGCATCAGTCTTAGTTCAAAACAATAGCAGTCTGTGAGCAGATCAGCCACTGGTTCAGATCCGGGGAATCGTCAGACTAACTCAAAAGAATATATTTAAGACCTTAAGGCATGGTAGCCTTGTCTTTTTTACACTAGTGATGACGCTTAGTAGGTCAAAATACCTGAAGAGGTTGCTTAACTGCTATTACTCTGAATGCATTTGAACCatgcaaatgttttataaaatgaaaatgtaagaaGTGCCTATGCAATCTCTTGCAcaatttgacattaaaaagtTGAGGAA contains:
- the itsn2a gene encoding intersectin-2a isoform X1, with translation MNGETSVWAITPEERGKHDKQFDTLCPVLGYVSGEQARKFFLQSGLPASVLAEIWNLSDLDSDGKMDRLEFSIAMKLIKHRLQGWNLPSSLPTIMKQPPVSNSSVSSARFGMGSMPNLSVGLSSMSTMPIMSTLTRIPANPPLPSMVPLVPMQMTLPLNSSFGNSGLPNGNVSLLTPPPIPNSTGPPLSGFSSPMAFSPSTGMSKANSLLDLGSSSSNSSSATSLASTSPKMGAGDWAVPQASRLKYRQQFNTLDKLMSGYLSGPQVRNALMASNLTQTQLATIWYLADVDKDGQLRADEFILAMHLVDMAKTGYPLPLTLPQDLVPPSLRGGIKLVELVNGTGPCTTPNLIDTAETEPSQKSKTNVSYEDKLKENFARGSAELEKRRLALEEEQRKERERRDKEEKRAQEQREREARELENRRRLEEERRLERQREMERQREEERLRELERKEALKQEMERQRREEYERRRKEELAQRKEGEQEEISRLRAKKRSLELELEAVGKKHKQISDHLRDAQSKRRIQKAEVDLVNQKRDARIAEINTLQLEFETWQRKLSELVPEQQRLTEKLRKMSLNKLSSVTLTSLTGNVTEKSVNCRRLKDQLDTLEKETTDKLTQMEQYNKELKLGEIDDCVLRGLLSLLACLSQLFLLIKELREKQVKQQAVLDDLYRVKEEKLKELQRRREEERERRRREEEEEAARQKKLEQEKREQEQREKEKKEREEEEERQRRLLKEQWARQREEEEREAQARLRAAQEKAQEEERRRREEEERKRREEEEERKKRDEERKLKEVEEMKRKEQERGEGKLTTYKALYSFVARNADELSIDADGLIQVDEHVVGEPGWLCGTYCGKRGWFPQSYAQKCPAPLAAEAAPPPAAAGKKPCLQPNAKAPAVEKADSSTALVNSDPSQCLLARAISSWSAASDSHPPEAGGVLLSLSQGDVITVLQQREEWWLGQLNGTQGWFPRSYVTLEADGSGEADGTDSFDCAQLEAEYVALYTYESPEAGDLTFAEGDVVMVTDREGEWWRGCIGNKTGVFPSNYVRPIEPEASRLSAKKPEIAQSVITTKTPAAHQLLLSPGQLIVICAKNSTGWWLGELQARGKKRQRGWFHSSHVKLLGPSSTKSSPSPLPVCQVIAMYDYTAANQDELSFSKGQLINILDKTNPDWWKGEVKGVTGLLPTNYVKMTTESDPSQQWCADLMTLDTMAPPERKRQGYIHELIQTEETYVEDLELVLEVFHKPMSESGRLTEAEMATIFVNWRELIMCNLKFLKALRTRKKTGGENMPIQLIGDVLASELAQMHPYICFCSCQLNAAALLQSKTNNQPDFKDFLRKIATNYRCKGMPLSSFLLKPMQRITRYPLLIKNILENTPESHADHAPLREALERAEELCFQVNEGVREKENSDRLEWMQNHVQCEGPIEHLVFNSLTNCLGPRKLLHSGRLYKTKSTRELWAFLFNDFLLLTHSAKHFSFSGSDKLFSPKTSAQLKMYKTPLFLNEVLVKMPPDPSSDEPVFHVSHIDRVYTLKTETLSERATWVQKIKAASEHFIETEKKKREKAYQARSLKTSGIGRLLVTVIEAQELKACKPNGKTNPYCELTMGAQCYTSRPASDTSNPKWNFSCQFFINDLYQDVLCITVFEKDQFSPDDFLGRTEVPVATIKKDMESKGAANRRLLLHEVPTGEVWVKLDLQLYEPSR